The following is a genomic window from Spirosoma foliorum.
GATACGCTTACTAACAAAAAATCCCCAATGGTTTTTCAAATAAAAGGGGTGACTGTAGGTACTGCCAACGTAATCTTCACTACGAAACCGTTGAATCAGGCAGGCAGCGGACAAACAATCCGAACTTACATAGTTCAGGTAACGGCCAGGTGAAAACGGGTTTTGGTAGCCGTAAAATTGATAACAACCTTATCGCTGAATGCTCAAAATTGCCTTTTCGAATTTGGTAAATCGTTGTGTCAAATCTGCGTGAAGTGCTTTTTTTATGGCTTCTTCTTTAATGAAACTGTACTCGATACTATTGAAGACGAATTTCTTAATGTTTTCGTACGAAATGTGTTTATACCGTTTTGCCAATAGGACAAATTGATCGGTCAAATTAGTACGCAATACACCGGCATCATCGGAACAAATAACCATAGGGACGTTAAACTCTTTATATAAACTAATAGGGTGTTTATCGTCTTTTACTTTCAGAATAAATTCGTTACTAAACAGATTTATTTCTACAGCTACTTTCTGCTTACTCATATACCGTAAAAGATCATAACAATTGGCTTCATGGGCAATGTCGACGCCATGCCCGATTCGATTGGCACCAGCTAAATAAACGGCAGCATTAATATGCCAGGTTAATTCTTCGGGTTTTACCAAGCCCAGTGTCAACTCACCTGCGTGCAGGGTGTATTTTACGGTTGGGTATTTGGAATGGCAGTAGTTGAACATAACCATATGCAGCCAATAATCTTTTAAGGCTACTTCGTTGTCTTCGGGTGCGGCAATATTAACGCCTACGACTAGAGGGCTGGCGGCTGCCGATTCAAAGGCGACGACCATACTCTTAAAGGCGTCAAGAGGCTCAACGGTACGGACAACATAGCTCTGATACCGCATCGTAAACTGGGAGTCGTCGATTTTTAGCTCGTTATGTAATTTTGTAAGTGGTTGGTTAATAACGTTAGTTGCGCATTCGCGTATGCCTTTCGTTTGTAGCTGCGTATACAGTGAATCCAGTAATCGTAAACAGGAAACGGTATCTTTTGTAGTCTGGTAGTTTCTGAGTGCCGTTGTTGAACTTGCCAGATCGCTCAAATTTATTGTACAGGGAGCATAGGCAAAAAGCGTTTCTATATAACTGACATTTTCTTTTTTCGCACGGTTTTTAATTTCTAATAATCCTTTATCTACTTCGGCTCGACTAACAGGACCAAAATAAGAGAACGTCTCAAAAAATAATTTGTCTGATGGATAGTCAATATGATTATAATCTTTGATAGACCATTTCTGAAATAACTTCTGTTTGTATTCGGGTAATGTACCCTCCGCTTTTAATTCTGATAGTCGAGCCCAGTCGTCTCCCGATGGTTTTTGTTCGGAAATTTTTATTGTTTTCTTATTGATAAAATAATCTTTAGAAATCGCATAATCAATATACGACTCAGCATAAATAGAGCCATTATAATGGTGATGTAAATCGCCACCTTTGGGCATTTGTGTAAAAAAAGCCGTTAAGGAAGCTTCATCATTTCTGATTCGCTCAAAATAAGTAGCTGCCGATTGAGAAAAGGAAAAGTTGATCTTGAGAAACAATAAGAAAGTGACGAGTATTCGTGTGGTCATAATTGATTTTTAATTTATTAGGCTATTTCATTGCTAGCTTACTTTTGTCATTCCGACGCAGGAGGAATCTCAAGCTTGCCTAACATGATACTTGAGATTCCTCCTGCGTCGGAATGACAAAAACTATACAATTTTAATAGAACACAGGAAATCTAAGCGGTTTCTAAATCGAACTTGAATTTCCTGTAGTAGTACAATAATGTCGAGTACTGACAGCAGAATCATGTAACTTTTTAACGAGGAGCCTTTGTATAGTCGTACCAATAGTGTTGTGTTCGCCCATCTTCGTAAAGGTCGATTATGGTCACTATCGGCTCAAATTCCTGAAATGGCCCTATCCATCGCCGACCAGCTATTGATCCGTTACAGAGGTACTTTATGCTAAGATACGTTAATTCTTCCTGCATGTGAAGGTGGCCACTAATGCAGAGCTTAATTTGAGAATGTTGCTTAAATAAGTTTTTTAACTCAAGCGAATCGGTGTGGGTGAGCAGGCTGGCGGGTATCTGATTACCGGCTCTTGTTTCGAACCGGAAGAATTGATAACAAGCCGACAGAATGGGAATGTGCGACAAAATGCAGGTTGGGCGAGTCGTATTGGCTAAATCATTGGCTAACCACCTCATTTGTTGATCATCTAAACGTCCGGCCAGGCCAAGTTCTGGATCGGCCGGATTTGGGGTCTGGTAAATGCTGTCTAAAACGATGAAATGCCAGCCCTGACGGTCAAAACTATAATAACGCTCTGACATGCCTAATTCGTCAAGCGCCCATTTTTTGCCGTAAAGAGGATCGTTTTTTAACGTGTCGTTGGGCATAAACCACCCAAATACATCGTGATTGCCAATTGCACTCATGACGGGTATATTATTCTCCTGACGAAGAACTGAGTGCCACAATTGCCATTGGGCTTTCACATCGGCCTTATCTGTTTCTAACGCATTGAGGATGCAGTCGCCACCGTTCAGAATAAGTTCGGGTTTGTCGGATAGTGAATTGATAAATTGCAGGGCTTTGGCAAAGCCCTGAGCTGATCGATTTCCTGGACCGATATGTATGTCTGTGATATGAGCAATCCGAATAGCGCGTTTTGCCTGCGTATTCCCTTGTGGAATTGCTTGATGGTCAGGAAGTAAAGAAGCGGCAAGTCCAGTAGTTAAAAACGTACGTCGTTTCATTCGGGTAGGTGCGCTATAGTTCGGGCAAAAGCGTTTCTACCAGATAGGTGACTAGGTCGTCGTGTGGCTGCCGGGCATAGCTGGTGATGGTTTCCATGAGGTCACTTTCTCCACTCGTGCCTTCTTTGCTCACGGCATCCGTAACCGTTCCCACATACACATACCGAACGTTCAACCCCGACTCTTTGGCACACAGGGGCGCTACGCCATAGATCGATATTGTATCCATATTAACCACGCTGCATCCGTGGGCTTTCATAGCCAGAATGGTTGCTGGATACTCACGGTACAAACTGTTGGAACACCAGACCGTATAATGAGGCCAATCTAATTCTTCGACGGCTGTCAGCGTACTTAAGGTCTGGTATAAACTGGTTTCAGGGTGAGTCAATTCGAAAGCACCAACGCCATAGTGCTGACCGAGGGGTAAATCGGACATGGCGGCAGACGCAATAAATCGCTGCCCCATGGGTGCTCCATTGAAGGCGCCTACGTACCCGACGCCAATAATGGTGCTAATGCCATAATACACTAGTTCCTCCACGGTAGTCGAGCCTACTTCAAAACCGTAAACCTCGCTAATAACAAGAAAGGAAATACCCTCATAGGCACAAAAACGAACTTCGCTACAGGGTGAATGCAGGAAATAACGCTCCGAGGAGACTTCGACTACATAAGGCTCAAATCCGGCAGGGAAAGGTGTGAAGCAAATAAAGGCGGCCTGTGCTGCTGCCCAGCGAGAAGGTAATTGCTTGTTGTTAAACAGTAATCCGGGGGTAAGATGCGGGGTTGTCGTGGTCATGAAGTCGAGATGCCGGTTGAGCTTATACTAGAAACCACAAAGGTTATGAAAACCGGGTAACTTAGAAAGTGCGCTGCATTAACGATATGTGAACGCGGTTGGCAACACTACCTTGTTTATTTGTATCTTGTCACTACGTTTCGATCCTATCCGTCACCTAAAAATTGATCACCAACCGAATTAGTCAAGAGCAGTTTCAAACGATCTTTCTAGAAATTGAAAAGAAAGATCTGCCCCGTTTGAATAAAAAGTTCTGGTCGTTTGACTGGAAAAAGGAAATTAAATTGGTTAATAGAGTTGTTTATAAATTAACTACTCAAGAAAATCCAGATGTCATACAAGGCTTGATTAGTTGGTCTGACTTTGGTGATCACATTTTTATAAACGTCGTTGAATCGGCCCCGTTTAATCGAGGTGTTGAGCGTTTGTATCAGGGCGTAGCCGGTAATTTATTTGCAATTGCTTGCCAAGAGTCGTTTGCAAGAGGATATGATGGTTTTATTGTATTTGAGTCTAAAACAAAACTGATAAATCATTATCAGGACTTATTAGGAGCACAACGCCTGGGTAGCTCAATCCGAATGTTTGTTGATACACAGGCGGCTAGTCATTTAATAAAACTTTACTTATGAAACCGAAATCCCCAAAATTGATCGAAGAAATAGACGTAGAAGTTGTCAATCGTCAGCCAAATGCCACAGAACGTCAAGAGATTAGTGCGTTCATTCGTTCCTATAAAACGAAAACTAAAGGTGTGGCTCCTACTGCTTCAATACTACCCCGTTGAGCGTAGTCCGGAGACTACGCTCAACGGGGTTTGTACCTATGGGCTTCAGTCCGTGCTTTCGTTCGACGCATACATGGACTGAAGCCCGTGGGTACAAACTCAATTTACTGCTTGATAACCAGCGCTGTTACTACACTTAGTAAAGCAATAATTCCTAGAATAATCGCCAAACGAGGCTGACCGGTTCGGTAAAGGAGAAAAAAGGAAATTCCAAAAAGAGTCAGGGCAAATAGCGAACGATAGACTGGCTCCAAACGATGAGCAGATCGTGGAGCGGCAAAGATTCCCCACAGGGTTGCGGCCACCACTGGAAGACCAATGGCCAGCAAATACTTGCCATATGGATTCTGACTGCTATGGAAACCAGCATAGCCAAAAGAGCCTAACATGCTTAGTTCCAGTAGAAAATAAACGGTCTGATTAAGTCCTTTTAGCCATTGCATAGGATGAGTTGGTTAAATGGTCAAGTTAGCTACTACGCCCAATATGCAAATTTCTTCTTCGTAAAGATCGCTTTAGGAATCATGGCATGAACGCCCAGCGTCTGGTCAACCACCTGACTAACCTCAAAATCGACAGCTGTACTGGCAATTGACAAAGCCTCGTTGAAGGTAAAACCTAGTTCATCTTTAATGAAGGCGCAGGCTTCGGAAAGGGCATTTTTCATCGCCTTGTTAAGGTCTTTGTCCAGGCCAACAGCAATAAAATGGGTAGGCGTTTCGGCACGAGGCACCTTTAGTGTTTTTCCTTTGTGGACAATAAATTTGACGGTGAGGTTAATGGCCGTTTCAATAGCGACACCACTTACTTCGCCATTACCCTGCGCCCCATGACCATCCCCCGTTGTAAAGAGCCCACCGGGTACCGAAACTGGCAAGTATAGGGTTGAGCCTTTTGTTAAGTGCTTAATATCCAGATTGCCACCGTAAAAATTTGGTGGAATTGAACTCTGGTGGCCCATATCGGCGGGTGGCGACAGCGCCATGACACCCATAAATGGCTTCAACGGAATCTCGATACCTTCTTTGAGCGATGCCGTTTTGCGTTTCATATCGTATCGATACACGAACGTTTCGCGAGTTTTTACCTCGTCGGGAATGCCCCCGCCACCCGGCCAGACACTGTTGACGCCAAAAGGAGCCGGAAACGTCAGATCGAGAATGCGGATTTCAAGGCTGTCGCTGGGTTGGGCTCCCTCAATGTAAATCGGACCCGTCAACATGTGTCCGCGAATACCAGATGGCTCAGGTTTTACATTTTTCAGGATTGCAATGACTTCCTGCGCATGTTGATCGAGCGGAAGGTTATTCTTAGTATAAAACTCTTCGGGATTGGTTCGGCTCACACCCGATGGATTAACAGTTTGAATTTCAACAATGTCGCCGTCTTTTACTTTAGCTACGGGCGGGACATCGGCCCCATAATAGCCCCAAACCATATTTTCGGGTAACGACCGTACCACATGATCGGGCTTGATGGCTGCTGCCTGAGTGGATAGCGTTTCTGGCTGATTAACCTCATCTGAGGTTGGCGTAAAGGGCGTAGTGGTTAATCCGCTGGTTGCGAAAATAGCCAGCCCGTTTCGGGTTGTTTTGCGTAAAAAAGTTCGTCTGGAAGTGTACATGAGGTTGTATGATTGAGCAAGCTCAATGAATAAGCGTAGTAAGATACTAAATCAATGGAGAATTGAGCCCAATGAGGCTCGTTGTTAGCCTACTAGGTGCCAGATTGCTCTAAACAACCCAGCTGTTTAGCCAGTTAGGTTGCAGAAATAACCTGATTCCCTGTGTCCGTATCCCCCGCCCAAACGACTACTTCGTCGTCGCCCAATAAATGGATTATTCTAGGTACGATTATGTTCGGCACCTTCATGTCGACGCTCGATAGTAGTATTGTCAACATTGCCTTGCCGACCATTCGGCGTGAGTTAGGAGCGGGCGATAATGTGGAATGGATCGTACTCTGTTATCTGCTCACAACGACGAGTACACTGCTGATTATGGGCAAATTATCCGACTGGGTAGGCCGCCGACAATTGTATATCACGGGCTTCTGCGTATTTGTGCTGGGTTCCTTACTTTGTGGCCTGGCCTGGAATCTCTGGTCGCTGGTTGGGTTCAGAGTATTACAGGGGTTGGGAGCTTCCATGATTTACGCCATTGGTCCGGCCATTATTGGCGATGCCTTTGCTCCGCAGGAACGGGGGCAGGCGCTTGGTTTAATGGGCTCGGTAGTGGCTGCAGGCTCCAGCGCCGGACCTGTTATTGGTGGTCTGTTGCTGGGTAAATTCGGCTGGTCCAGTATTTTCTTTGTGAATGTGCCCATCGGTTTAATCGCTATCTGGCGAGCCTGGACCATTTTGCCCGAAAGCCCCAAAGTAACCAACCAACGGTTTGATCTGGTAGGAGCGGGCCTATTCTTGATTGGCGTAACTACCTTATTGACCGGACTGGATTTCGGTCCGGAGCCTGATTACGGCTGGAATGATAGTCTGGTCATCGGATTGCTTTCCGTTGGCGGTGTGCTATTGCTGGCGTTTCTCTTCTGGGAAATGCGGGTTAGTGAGCCGATGCTCCGATTGAGTCTGTTTCAGATTCGCCCCTATACGTCCGCAATTCTGGCCGCTTTTTGCGGATTTGTTGCCTCGGGCGGAAACCTGTTTGTCATCCCCTTTTTTTTGCAGCAATTACTGGGCTTAAATCCCGAACGAGCGGGGCTGGTGTTGTTAGCTGGGCCGTTAACCCTGAGTATCATAGCGCCTTTGGGTGGGTACTTGTCCAGTCGGATTAGCACACGCTGGTTGTCCAGCATCGGGTTGCTAATTACGGCTTGTGGTTATTTTGCTTTTTCGTTTTTGAATACTAGTTGGGACTGGAAGGAGGTGATCTGGCGAAGTTCGCTGGTTAGCCTGGGTTTTGGTCTGTTTCAGTCGCCTAATAGTAGCAGTGCCCTGAATGCGGCCCCACTTTCGCAGCGGGGTATTGCCAGTAGCATGATTGCGTTTATGCGTAATCTGGGTTTTGTCGTTGGTATTGCGCTGGCTGCTGCCGTTTGGTACAGTACCCGAAATCGTTACGGAATTGCGCATCAGGTAACACCTGAAACGCCTGCTGCGCAACTACTTGGCATGCATTACGCCTATTTGGTAATGGCGGGTCTGGTATTAACAGGCGCAATTATTTCCCTGACCCGTGGGAAAGCCACACAGACATCCCCGCCAGTAGCCGTTGTTCCTGAAGGGTAATTTCGTAGCGCGGGTTTCCACCCGCGCTACAGCATTCTATCGTTTTGGCCCGACGGAGTCGTAAATGACTACTTTCTCCCACAGGTGCGCATAATTGTTGCGGAAGTCGTCGTGAATGGGGTGTTTTTGGTACGCTTCTTCATCGGCAGGGCTGTCGAAAAAGCACAACCAGGAATAGGTGTACTTGCGCTCGATGACATCGCGGGTGGTGCCTGCGGGTGTGCCAATGTGTACCATTTTGATGGTAGGGCATTTGGCCAGTTTGTTTAAGCCTTCCAGCAGTTTGGCTTTATCGGCTTCGTTACCCGCATTTTTCAGGTAGAAGAAAACGTGGTGAACAAACATTTCTTTAGGGGCTGATTCAATGACTGGCAACCCGGCACCCAGCCCGGCTGCAACGCTATTTTTAACAAAACTTCTCCGTGATTGCTCGTTCATTGGGTGTTCTCGTTTTCAGATTAGTAAGAAATCAAGTTCCTTTTAAAAGCAAAAATGCCAAACGATTCGTCGTCAGGCAAATCTGAACGCAAATCCGCTGGAAGAAGAAATTCTTTACGGCATAATTCATTACCTAACCAAGCTTGGGACACTACCAAAGAGTTGCCTTTTAATCATCTGGTAAACTTTTAGTCGTTTTAATAGTCAATACATGTAATTTATTGCCAAACCATTCGTGCAGATTTACTAAATAATTCAACTTATGAAACGTGTCATAATCATTGTATTGGCTCTTCTCGGCTTTCATGAAGGAAGCCAGGCCCAGATCAAAATCAACTCTAACCTCATGCAGGCGCTTATGGAAGCAGTGGGCTCCGCGACTATATCTGATGCGCAGGTTGCCGAGCTTTCGCGCCAGGCCATTGTTGAGATGGACGCCAAAAATCCGGTGGCTGCAGCCAACGACCCCTATACCGTA
Proteins encoded in this region:
- a CDS encoding adenosine deaminase, which codes for MTTRILVTFLLFLKINFSFSQSAATYFERIRNDEASLTAFFTQMPKGGDLHHHYNGSIYAESYIDYAISKDYFINKKTIKISEQKPSGDDWARLSELKAEGTLPEYKQKLFQKWSIKDYNHIDYPSDKLFFETFSYFGPVSRAEVDKGLLEIKNRAKKENVSYIETLFAYAPCTINLSDLASSTTALRNYQTTKDTVSCLRLLDSLYTQLQTKGIRECATNVINQPLTKLHNELKIDDSQFTMRYQSYVVRTVEPLDAFKSMVVAFESAAASPLVVGVNIAAPEDNEVALKDYWLHMVMFNYCHSKYPTVKYTLHAGELTLGLVKPEELTWHINAAVYLAGANRIGHGVDIAHEANCYDLLRYMSKQKVAVEINLFSNEFILKVKDDKHPISLYKEFNVPMVICSDDAGVLRTNLTDQFVLLAKRYKHISYENIKKFVFNSIEYSFIKEEAIKKALHADLTQRFTKFEKAILSIQR
- a CDS encoding metallophosphoesterase family protein — its product is MKRRTFLTTGLAASLLPDHQAIPQGNTQAKRAIRIAHITDIHIGPGNRSAQGFAKALQFINSLSDKPELILNGGDCILNALETDKADVKAQWQLWHSVLRQENNIPVMSAIGNHDVFGWFMPNDTLKNDPLYGKKWALDELGMSERYYSFDRQGWHFIVLDSIYQTPNPADPELGLAGRLDDQQMRWLANDLANTTRPTCILSHIPILSACYQFFRFETRAGNQIPASLLTHTDSLELKNLFKQHSQIKLCISGHLHMQEELTYLSIKYLCNGSIAGRRWIGPFQEFEPIVTIIDLYEDGRTQHYWYDYTKAPR
- a CDS encoding phosphorylase family protein gives rise to the protein MTTTTPHLTPGLLFNNKQLPSRWAAAQAAFICFTPFPAGFEPYVVEVSSERYFLHSPCSEVRFCAYEGISFLVISEVYGFEVGSTTVEELVYYGISTIIGVGYVGAFNGAPMGQRFIASAAMSDLPLGQHYGVGAFELTHPETSLYQTLSTLTAVEELDWPHYTVWCSNSLYREYPATILAMKAHGCSVVNMDTISIYGVAPLCAKESGLNVRYVYVGTVTDAVSKEGTSGESDLMETITSYARQPHDDLVTYLVETLLPEL
- a CDS encoding YrdB family protein, whose protein sequence is MQWLKGLNQTVYFLLELSMLGSFGYAGFHSSQNPYGKYLLAIGLPVVAATLWGIFAAPRSAHRLEPVYRSLFALTLFGISFFLLYRTGQPRLAIILGIIALLSVVTALVIKQ
- a CDS encoding acetamidase/formamidase family protein encodes the protein MYTSRRTFLRKTTRNGLAIFATSGLTTTPFTPTSDEVNQPETLSTQAAAIKPDHVVRSLPENMVWGYYGADVPPVAKVKDGDIVEIQTVNPSGVSRTNPEEFYTKNNLPLDQHAQEVIAILKNVKPEPSGIRGHMLTGPIYIEGAQPSDSLEIRILDLTFPAPFGVNSVWPGGGGIPDEVKTRETFVYRYDMKRKTASLKEGIEIPLKPFMGVMALSPPADMGHQSSIPPNFYGGNLDIKHLTKGSTLYLPVSVPGGLFTTGDGHGAQGNGEVSGVAIETAINLTVKFIVHKGKTLKVPRAETPTHFIAVGLDKDLNKAMKNALSEACAFIKDELGFTFNEALSIASTAVDFEVSQVVDQTLGVHAMIPKAIFTKKKFAYWA
- a CDS encoding MFS transporter; the protein is MSVSPAQTTTSSSPNKWIILGTIMFGTFMSTLDSSIVNIALPTIRRELGAGDNVEWIVLCYLLTTTSTLLIMGKLSDWVGRRQLYITGFCVFVLGSLLCGLAWNLWSLVGFRVLQGLGASMIYAIGPAIIGDAFAPQERGQALGLMGSVVAAGSSAGPVIGGLLLGKFGWSSIFFVNVPIGLIAIWRAWTILPESPKVTNQRFDLVGAGLFLIGVTTLLTGLDFGPEPDYGWNDSLVIGLLSVGGVLLLAFLFWEMRVSEPMLRLSLFQIRPYTSAILAAFCGFVASGGNLFVIPFFLQQLLGLNPERAGLVLLAGPLTLSIIAPLGGYLSSRISTRWLSSIGLLITACGYFAFSFLNTSWDWKEVIWRSSLVSLGFGLFQSPNSSSALNAAPLSQRGIASSMIAFMRNLGFVVGIALAAAVWYSTRNRYGIAHQVTPETPAAQLLGMHYAYLVMAGLVLTGAIISLTRGKATQTSPPVAVVPEG
- a CDS encoding Dabb family protein, producing MNEQSRRSFVKNSVAAGLGAGLPVIESAPKEMFVHHVFFYLKNAGNEADKAKLLEGLNKLAKCPTIKMVHIGTPAGTTRDVIERKYTYSWLCFFDSPADEEAYQKHPIHDDFRNNYAHLWEKVVIYDSVGPKR